Proteins encoded by one window of Streptomyces clavuligerus:
- a CDS encoding cytochrome P450, translating into MRCPRLPGLPGIAGIPHGFDFTDPDLLSARVPHPEFALARRTAPVCWVPQRPGTTGFDDGGYWAVTRHADVKYVSTRPDLFSSYLNTAVIRFHESIQRDQIDVQRLIMLNMDPPEHTRIRQIVQRGFTPRAVNSLEGVLRERARAIVDAAVARSRTGGSFDFVSTLAVELPLQTIAELIGIPQRDRARIFHWSNRMASYDDPEFAITEEVGLEATMEFMAYAMNLAAARKECPADDIVSRLVAAEGSGNLSSDEFGFFVILLAVAGNETTRNALTHGMHAFLTHPEQWELYQRERPATTAEEIVRWASPIVSFQRTATEDLVLGGQEIARGERVGLFYSSANNDPEVFTDPESFDITRDPNPHLGFGGGGPHFCLGKSLAVMEIDLMFDALADALPDLRLAGEPRRLRSAWLNGVKELQVTVDR; encoded by the coding sequence ATGCGCTGCCCTCGTCTGCCCGGTCTTCCCGGAATCGCCGGAATCCCGCACGGCTTCGACTTCACCGACCCCGATCTGCTGAGCGCCCGAGTGCCGCACCCGGAGTTCGCGCTGGCCCGCCGGACCGCCCCGGTCTGCTGGGTGCCCCAGCGGCCCGGCACCACGGGCTTCGACGACGGGGGCTACTGGGCGGTTACCCGCCACGCCGACGTCAAATACGTCTCGACCCGTCCGGATCTCTTCTCGTCGTACCTCAATACGGCGGTCATCCGTTTCCATGAGTCGATCCAGCGCGACCAGATCGACGTCCAGCGGCTGATCATGCTCAATATGGACCCGCCGGAGCACACCCGGATACGGCAGATCGTGCAGCGCGGGTTCACCCCGCGGGCGGTGAACTCCCTGGAGGGCGTGTTGCGGGAGCGCGCCCGCGCGATCGTCGACGCCGCGGTGGCCCGTTCCCGTACCGGCGGCTCGTTCGACTTCGTCAGCACCCTCGCCGTCGAACTGCCGCTCCAGACGATCGCCGAGCTGATCGGCATACCGCAGCGGGACCGGGCCAGGATCTTCCACTGGTCCAACAGGATGGCCTCGTACGACGACCCCGAGTTCGCGATCACCGAGGAGGTGGGGCTGGAGGCGACGATGGAGTTCATGGCGTACGCGATGAATCTCGCCGCCGCCCGCAAGGAGTGCCCCGCCGACGACATCGTCAGCCGGCTGGTGGCGGCGGAGGGTTCGGGCAACCTCTCGTCGGACGAGTTCGGCTTCTTCGTCATCCTGCTGGCCGTGGCCGGGAACGAGACCACGCGCAACGCCCTCACCCATGGGATGCACGCCTTCCTCACCCATCCCGAGCAGTGGGAGCTGTACCAGAGGGAGCGGCCCGCGACAACGGCGGAGGAGATCGTGCGCTGGGCCTCCCCGATCGTCTCGTTCCAGCGCACGGCGACCGAGGATCTGGTGCTCGGCGGACAGGAGATCGCCCGGGGGGAGCGGGTGGGGCTCTTCTACTCCTCGGCCAACAACGACCCCGAGGTCTTCACGGACCCGGAGAGCTTCGACATCACCCGGGACCCCAATCCGCATCTGGGCTTCGGCGGCGGGGGTCCGCACTTCTGTCTGGGGAAGTCGCTGGCGGTGATGGAGATCGATCTGATGTTCGACGCGCTGGCGGACGCGCTGCCGGATCTGCGGCTGGCGGGTGAGCCCCGCAGACTGCGGTCGGCGTGGCTGAACGGGGTGAAGGAACTCCAGGTCACCGTGGACCGCTGA
- a CDS encoding transglycosylase SLT domain-containing protein, whose amino-acid sequence MSRAALTRLSRIATPKAVLAGSALAVTSAAMVLGVNAPAASAAPAAPAAPTVASTQAIAQKVLADDAQYQCFNKIVDHESDWKVTATNPSSGAYGLVQALPGNKMATHGSDWRTNPETQIKWGVDYMKDRYGSPCAAWSAWQTQGWY is encoded by the coding sequence TTGTCCCGCGCCGCTCTCACCCGTCTCAGCCGTATCGCCACCCCGAAGGCCGTCCTGGCCGGTTCCGCGCTCGCGGTGACCTCCGCCGCCATGGTCCTCGGTGTGAACGCGCCCGCCGCCTCGGCCGCCCCCGCGGCTCCCGCGGCTCCCACGGTCGCGTCCACGCAGGCGATCGCCCAGAAGGTGCTCGCGGACGACGCCCAGTACCAGTGCTTCAACAAGATCGTTGACCACGAGAGCGACTGGAAGGTGACCGCCACCAACCCGTCGAGCGGTGCCTACGGTCTGGTGCAGGCCCTGCCGGGCAACAAGATGGCCACCCACGGTTCCGACTGGCGCACCAACCCCGAGACGCAGATCAAGTGGGGTGTGGACTATATGAAGGACCGCTACGGCAGCCCGTGCGCCGCCTGGTCCGCCTGGCAGACCCAGGGCTGGTACTGA
- a CDS encoding steroid 3-ketoacyl-CoA thiolase, which translates to MAAEPVIVEAVRTPIGKRGGSLANLHPAYLLGETYRELLARTGIQPDCVEQIVGGTVTHAGEQSMNPARTAWLAMGLPYETAATTVDCQCGSSQQASHLVANMIASGVIDVGVSCGLESMSRVPIGSATKHGPGKPFPDEWNVDLPNQFEAAERIARRRGLDRERVDALGLLSQERAATAWAEERFKRETFGVQVPTTDEEQAAGQGMWRLVDRDEGLRDTSMAALAALKPVMPTAVHTAGNSSQISDGAAALMWASKRMARALRLRPRARIVAQALVGSDPHFHLDGPIDATRAVLGKAGMSLKDIDLVEINEAFASVVLSWAQVFEQDLTKVNVNGGAIALGHPVGATGARLITTALYELERRDQEFALVTMCAGGGLATGTILQRL; encoded by the coding sequence ATGGCCGCGGAACCCGTCATCGTGGAGGCCGTACGCACCCCCATCGGCAAGCGCGGAGGGTCGCTCGCCAATCTCCACCCCGCCTACCTCCTGGGCGAGACCTACCGCGAACTCCTCGCCCGCACCGGAATCCAGCCGGACTGCGTGGAACAGATCGTCGGCGGCACCGTCACCCACGCGGGCGAGCAGTCCATGAACCCGGCGCGCACCGCCTGGCTGGCGATGGGGCTCCCGTACGAGACCGCCGCGACCACCGTGGACTGCCAGTGCGGGTCCTCGCAGCAGGCGAGCCACCTGGTGGCCAACATGATCGCGTCGGGCGTCATCGACGTCGGCGTGAGCTGCGGCCTCGAATCGATGTCCCGGGTCCCGATCGGCAGCGCCACCAAACACGGCCCCGGCAAGCCCTTCCCTGACGAGTGGAACGTGGACCTGCCCAACCAGTTCGAGGCGGCCGAGCGGATCGCCCGCCGCCGGGGACTGGACCGGGAGCGGGTCGACGCGCTCGGGCTGCTCTCCCAGGAGCGCGCGGCGACCGCGTGGGCCGAGGAGCGCTTCAAGCGCGAGACCTTCGGCGTCCAGGTGCCCACCACGGACGAGGAGCAGGCCGCGGGCCAGGGGATGTGGCGGCTGGTCGACCGGGACGAGGGGCTGCGCGACACCAGCATGGCGGCGCTGGCGGCGCTGAAGCCGGTGATGCCCACCGCCGTGCACACGGCGGGCAACTCCTCCCAGATCTCCGACGGCGCCGCCGCGCTGATGTGGGCCTCCAAGCGGATGGCGCGGGCGCTGCGGCTGCGCCCCCGGGCCCGCATTGTGGCGCAGGCGCTGGTCGGCTCCGATCCGCACTTCCACCTCGACGGGCCGATCGACGCGACCCGCGCGGTCCTGGGGAAGGCGGGGATGTCGCTCAAGGACATCGACCTGGTGGAGATCAACGAAGCCTTCGCCTCGGTGGTGCTGAGCTGGGCGCAGGTCTTCGAGCAGGACCTGACGAAGGTGAACGTGAACGGTGGCGCGATCGCGCTCGGCCACCCCGTGGGGGCGACGGGCGCCCGGCTGATCACCACGGCCCTGTACGAGCTGGAGCGCCGGGACCAGGAGTTCGCGCTGGTGACGATGTGCGCGGGCGGCGGCCTCGCGACGGGCACCATCCTTCAGCGGCTGTAG